CTCACAACATACCCCAGTTACGCAGCTTACTTAAGACGCTCACAACAGACCTTCTTTGTTACTGGGTGCAccagaaaacatgtcagcagtgtcaTACGTCAGCAgcgttgtgaacgcgctcacagcAGACCCGGAAGAGACGAcgatgctgaataaagttgttgttttttatttttggaccaaaatgtattttcgatgcttcaaaaaattctaactgaacctctgatgtcacatggactactttgaagatgtttttattatctttctggacatggacagtataccgtacatacattttcaatggagggtcagaaagcttttggactaaatctaaaatatcttaaactgtgttacgaagatgaatggaggtcttacgggtttggaacgacatgagggtgagtcattaatgacattattaaaatttttcggtgaactaaccctttaatgctttcatacaaacatacaatcataataattcaatatttatgaTTACACTGATCCCTGACTGGTCTAACACCAGGCTGGGAAATAGCAGTGTTGATAACTGGCGAACCTAACTGATTAGAAAAGATTGCGATTTAAACTTAAACTTGAGTTTAAGTTTATACTGGGTTTGAATTTAGAGCAATAAGTGTTTTGCCATGATGGTTCTATGAATCTACAGATTTGTGAGAGACATAGAAAAGTAGAGTTCAGGTAGATGGGGCTAAACTTTACCATCAGCCTGCTCCTGGGAAACTGCGCTATCATCTGCAAAACATCTTGTGCCTGAAATGTTACCATAGTCAAATATCGGCCCTTCCAGCAATGTCACAATATCCAGCCGATTGATCTTAGTCAGGACTGCAGTTAAGGCATCcgctaaaaggaaaaaaaaaaagatattcatgGTTGCACATATTAGCTGAACAATAAATTTAGCCTTTAAGTTGTTTCACTTATAATGGCTTAGAATATGATTTGGAAACAGAAGTCTGTCCCTGCCCAAACCCCACCCACCTTTCTCCTCTCTGTATGATTTACCCTTATTCAGAAAATATGTAGTGCATAGGCACACTTACTTGTAGCGTTTTTACCATCTCGGCTAACCCATTTCTTTAATAGCATGAAACTCTGAGCTGTCAATGAGTTGGGGTTTTCCACACGGATTTGATTTATCTCATCAACCGAAAATTCCATTTCCCTGGCCAGCTCTGCAAcacattaaatatagattaacGACTCCTCTGTCTTTACCACTCCCCCCGTACACATGTGCGCAGTACTGCAGTGACTGCAGATGGCACACCCTACTGATCGCAGCAGCACCGATGCTTTGAGAATCAACAACAAATAATTCAAAGTCAtatgtgcaaaaaataataatactaaaaagcagcatttaggggtaaaaatgtgacattatttGCACAGATGACATTATTACAGAGATATAAACATATAGAGTATATTTGTGCTAAGGTGCAATGCAACACTTTATCCTCTAGGTGGTGTCGTTTCTCACCAGTCCAACTCAGGCCAAGATGATCCGCCACAATAGCCATACGTACATCTGTTCTTTCACAGGGGCTCTGAGGGCCTGAGAGCAGAAGATGGAAAGCCATGAAAatctttaaaacataatattcagAGAAgtatttagaaaagtaataaatcAGACTACCCTTTTCTGATCAAGTCAAGATAATTAAAAGTTTGGGggagatttttgcatttttaagccACAACAAAATGAGTCAATATCCAAATAACAGGTGAGGGGAGATTGATCAGAAAAGagttgcaaaaatattttgatatagtCAATTATCTTGTTAGTGGTTTTAAGAGGTTAGATTTGTAAAGAATGCATCTAACCAATCTATTTGGAAATGTTTAAACCTTCTTACAGTATACTCTTACcagaaacacaacaaataaattgcaaaaaagaCATGATTCAAATGTCTCTACAGCTACAGCAGAGGGTCAAATGCGAATTCACAGTATCAAATGAAACTAAACATGCGGTATCTTTGGTGCTGTGCTAGGACTGTGTGTCTGCGTGGGCTCACAAGATCTATAGGCTTCCTTAACACCTTACACGAAACTAGGAACCAAAAAAATGGCCAGCAACCCACTCACACTGGCATGCTACAGTAAAACTGACTATCCATAGAAAGAGATCTGAAAACAGGTTAAGAGACCAGCACACAAgtacacaaagagagagaaaatgacaaatgacagaGATGACATCTACAGTCAGGTCACACCACAGGCAATCACAACGGCTCATGCAACTAAGATCATACAAGTGTAAAGTTTTACAAACTAGGCTTGATCTCCACGCCGGGGGCCACTTGAGGCCCAGCACCCTGACTGCCTTCACCTCCATCAGTCCTcctactcctcctcctcctgtctcTCCTGGACTGCTCAACCTGTGATCTCACGTCTCTAGCAGACCTGGATGTATGGTAGGGTTGCGACGCTTCTGATAAAGATGTGTTCCTTGATGTGCTGCTTTCTTCATCCTTATCATATGCCTGCATCTTTTTCTCTTCACTGGAAAGGCAGTCCACTTGCTTTACTGCACTACTAGGTTTTGAACTACTAGAACTTTTGCCAACCTCACGTAGGGGCTTCTGATCACATTTACTGCCTGATCTACTCACTGGACCGGGTTTTGATCTTTTGTTGTTGGTTATCGTTTTGGTTGGCTGTGTTTTACCTTTCTGTTTGGCTATTGTGGTGGTCCTACATTTCCCAACTGGTGAGGAACTAACATGTTTAACCTTCATCATTGGGATTCTAGATTTAGGCTTCACATCTGGGAATGGATCTAATCGATTCCTGGCTACTGGTCTAATCTTCTGAATTGGTTTAGAAGATACTAGATCTTTTTTACAACCCAGTGGTGGATGAGGTGCTCTCACTGGCAACCTAGACTTTGGTGGCTTTCTTGTAATGTCTTTGCATTTGGAGATTACATCATTCTCTGTACTGCCATTCCTGAAAGTACCAGTGTCCTTTCTGACTGAATCTTCACATGGGTTTATTAATTGAACTGAGCAAAGATCAGACATTAACAGCTGTTCAGTTTGTATGCCGCTTTGTAGCAAGCAGTGTGTTCCAGCATTTAAGGCCTCAAGATTAGCATTATTACTACAGTTTCTGGAATTACTGGAAGTTGTCTGGAGGTATGTTTGTGGTTCTGTCCTCGATGAGTCTGTCATCTGATTGTACTTGCTTGTGCTATAGGTGTCTGGTCCTACTTGATGTGCAGTTTCTGGTGTTTGACCTTGTGAACTATCCCAGTCTACACAAACAAAATCTCTCCTCTCAATGTTGGAAGATTTGAGTCCTACCTTAAAAGAAGAACATAAAGAACTGACTTCTGAATAGGGGGGAGGCTCCATGTCATGAGATGTGTCAGAGTGGTCAGTGCATATCTGAATGATATTGTATGATATAACCGTGTTGTCCTCCATCTTAACTTGTGCTCTCTCAACTATCTGTGGATTTGAGGTGACTACATTTGGTTTTCTGACCCCATCCCCTATCCTCCCTCCTAATGTATGCTCACCGATCTGAAAAAATTGCAGCCTCTCTTCAACAAAATCCCGCTTGCTCATGTCAATCGCACCACTGCGGGTCATCTCAAACATCTTCCCTTCGTGGAAGGGGAAAGGGTTTGGCTCGCTAGTTGGTGTGCTTTCATCGGTTGGGGTTCTTGCAGGAGTTGTGTCAGGGGTTGTTGCTGTAGACTTGTCATCTACTGCTAGCCCAAACGGCTTGGGCTCATCATCTTTTATTCTAGCGTCCACTACTTCATCTTCTCCTCCCTTGCTTGACCAAGGATCAAAGCCTTTTGTTGCAACAGTTTTAAAAGGCGTATTAAACTCCTCATCTAGCTTGTAACTAAAGTAAGTTTCAGACAATCCTTGATCAGATTGTTTTCCATCCTTTTCACCGTCCTTTCCATTCCTTTTGTTTGAGGGATCAGTCTTAGCTTTGGTCTTTTTGTAATCCTCAGCTGGTGATTCTTCATGAATTACTTCAAGTTTACTTTGGCAACGGTCACTTGGTCTAGACATATTATCTAATGCCCAAAGATCCTTTCTGTTTTCATTGGGAAATCCAAATGGTTTGGCAATAGATTCACTTAAGCCGTCATCCTCATCTTGAAGTTCATATCCATCAAGAGAGTCGATCTCAGTGGCATCAGTGTCATGAGAGAACTCTGCAGTTGTCGCTATTGAGCAATCTGTGATGGACTGATCATTGCCATTTTGTTCATAATCATAATCTTCTGCTTTTCCATTATCATTTGCCCCTTGTTCTTTATCGTTTCCATTCTTGTCCGTTTTTTTGGATGGGCTTTTCATCAAATCTTTGTCCTCATCTATCTTAAAGGTATATTTCTTTATTGGAATAGGTTTAAAGACAGATTCCTCCTCCGCACTTGAATCACTATCATTAGCTCCTGGGGGCACAGGAGATGGAGGCTGGACTCTTATTATAGGTTCAGCAAGAAGATGTTTATCATGCTCCTCTTGGAGATTTACTTCCATCAATTCAGTCTCAGCCTCTGAGGAAGGAGTTGACCCTTTTTTCTCAGGCTGTGAGGAATCAGAATCCAAGGGTGGTGGAGGAGGGAACTCTATATATGCAACTCTTTTGTTTTGTGTCCCCTGGCCATTTTCGTGCTTACCATTGGCTCCTTTTTCTGGTCCAGATTCTGTCAAATGAATAGCTTTGCCTTGCTCACTATCTTCTGACTCCTCTGAAACCTCAGCTATTGGGCTTGCAATACCTggcataaatgcaataaatggatCAGGGGTTCTTGAGGTGAGATCATAGCTGACCTCTTCTGAGCTTGGTGTCTCTGGAGTCATAGGACTTTTGCCAGAGCTATCGATAAAAGAGAACTGTTCTAAAGTGTCATCATCTGGGCTGCCTTGAGGAGATGTGGGCTGTTTCTGTTTAACTGCATAAATTGTTCGGCTTTCTGAGCTAACCATCTTTTTGAATGTTCCATTGCTTCCTCCTCCTCCCATATCTTTGTCAGACTGTTTCCCTACTTGAACACTTACATAGACTGGTAAAGTTTTAAGCCCTTTGAAACTTTCTCTTGTTGTAACGGTGGATATTTTTTCGACCAAACTACTGTCACTTAGACCACTTGTTCTACTTTCAGCAGAGACCTCTTCAGACTTCTTTGTTGCAGCTTCCTCTCTCTGTAACTCTGAACGGCCCTGAACCCTTGGTTTGGTCAGGGTAGGTATTTGCGATGGGCTCTTTTCGGATAATTTAGTTAATGTGTCTTGATTTGCCTTCTTTGACTGATTATTGTCTGAAGAACCAGGTGATGTTCTCACAGGAATATGAGATTCTGTCTTTTTCATAAGGGTCTTTATCTGAAAGTCATTCCTACTGATATTATCCTTAGAGAATGAAGCTGTTTTAACTGTCTCATTTTTAATGTCACCCTTTAAAAACTGCTGCTCTTTAATATCATTAATTGCACTATGCCTGTCTACAATATTTCCATCTTTCAAATCTTGAGAGTCAACTTTAGTAGAGCTCTCCCGAGATTTATCAAACTCTTGatctttcattttctcaaaatgagaaGCTCTTTTAACAACAGTATCTGATTTTTCAGGTAAACATTTTTCACCCAACTGTGTTGAGACAATAGTACTGCTACTTTTATCGTTTTCTGTTAGTTTTTTAGGAGGTGGGTGTCCTTCGTCTGTGGAATCAGCTTTTGAACCACCGTAAAACTGATACACTGGTAATTTACTTTCTGTTAGTTTCTTAACTGGTTGTTTTGATTGTGTTAGAGGCACATTCTGATCCTGTTTCTGTGCTTCTATTTCAAACTTTTGTCGAACAGAACTCACTCTAAAAGTCTTAACGGGGACTGGGGGGCCTGCATCACCTGTCTTTGTCTGCTTAAGATCTTCGTGCTGTTTTGGCTTGTCCTCACTGAACTGTGATAGCATATGCCTCTCGGGACTGTTTGGCAGACTTGCACTTTTCCTTTCATTTGTGCTGCCAAACATCTTCTGTCTGCCTTTGTCCCATTCCTCAGCTGCAGTCTTTTGCTTTTTCTCAGGGCTGCTGCACGTTGAGCTCGGCCCTGACTGTGTCTCTCGTGATAATCTTGTTGGTTTCTTTTTCTCAGGGGACTGGAGCTCATCATTTAACTTTTCAGTTTTGTCCCTAAAAAACTGTGAAACTTCACTCAGTTTCTCCTCTGCCTCTTTAATGGTCCGATCTACTCTATCTTCATATATGAGCTTCTCTCTGTTCCTGTCCTGCCTATCCTGGGCGAATCTCATCCACACCGCATGTTTAGGGCTACCGGGTTCTGTGGTATAATGTAATACTGTAACTTTGTCATATTGCTCATCTTGTGGGGGATATTTACCTGATTTCTCTGATGCATCCCTTGCTGACTTTAATTTGGACTGCTTCCTGGGGCCAGCTACTTTTTCTCCATATATGCCTTCTGCCCCATGGACCTCAGTGGCTACGCTATGCGCCTGATCTGCCACTGAGTCCTCAGTATCAGAATGTGATATGTCTAATTTTTCTGAGAGCAACATTTTTTcagcaaacctgtatgactcccCTCTCAACTCAGATAACTCATCATCATGATACTCAATAGAATGCTGGCTTAGAAGTTTTAAAGCTTTATATGACTCATCTGCAATAAGCTGAGCTGAACCTGGACGAGACTCTTCCTCTTGGGAAACAGGTGTATTGACTCTGGATGTGTCTAAGAAGGACGGAAGTGATTCCTCAGCAGTAAGTTCCTCCTCATCTTGAAGAGTCTCATAATCACCATCAACCCTTTCAACAAGCTCCTTAAGACCTCGGTCACTCCTGCATATAAACTCTGGATGCTTTTTAGTCTCTCTGATTATAACTTCTGTCGGGTCAGTTGTGTTGCCCTTTTCTATGTGAACCTCAATAATTCTCTCAACTTTGGGTTTTTTGTCCTTTTCGAGGAACCGTGGGGACAATTCATCTCCTTTAATGGCATCTTGGCCAGTTTTGTGCTCAAATAAACCGGCAAATTCTTTGGAAGGGTCTCTTCCAGACTGAAAAGCTTTCATTATGTCTCGGACTGACATTGTTTCTCCAGCATCTTTCAGTTGAGGTTTGTGGTAGACCATTCGAGTTGTAGTGGTGATATGAGTTTCTTCTTTGACGCAGGCCAGTTCCTCAGAGCTGGCTTTCATCTGCAAGGCTTTTACCTTATCTTTGATCGAGCTAACTGCTGGCTCAGGCTCAACCGGAGGCTTTAAAACTGCTGCCTCATCCATTAGTGGCTCACAGACCTCCTCAGGATGTTCATAGCTCCTGATGACGTGAACAACCTCAGTTCTGGTTTCTGTTATGACAGGGGGAATAGGCAGATCTGTGAAGGGGGGTTTGGGCCCTGTGCTCTCTGCACTTTGAGGAGCTGATGGGGTCTTTTCACTTCTGGTTTCAAAACCACTATCTGAGAGGGGACTCTTATCTTGTTCATGGGAAAAGTCATCAGGAGATTCCAGGATAGCATCTGTGCCATTGTAGGAATCTGCTAACTTACTCAAGTCTTTCTCTGAGGGAGAGGTCCGCATACCTGTGGGTGGCATTTTGAGCTTGTGCTCCGGTTTTATGGTACGCTTTTGTTTTTCCTCCCCTTCCTTCTTTATTTCATCATACCTGCTCTTTACATCAGCTATTTTTGAAAGGGAACTGGCACCAAGATCATTCATTAAGTAATCAACCACTTTAGCTAAATTGAGATCTTTGTCTGGCACTGACTGTGGCCCGACAGGAAGAGTTGGTTCAAATGTTGGCAGGGAACGCATGGCACTCTGTCGTGCCTCCTCAATTTCATCTTTGGAGAACTCTTCCCATTCATCTTCTGAGGCCCTGTCTTTACTTGAGCTTTTGGCCTCGCTCAGGACATCTTTTGTAAGAATTTCACTAACTTTGACAAGGTCCTCTTTAACTTTCTCAACCAAACTGAAAGGCTCTTCATCCTCCACCCTGGACTCTTTAAAAACATGCGAGTGGAAGCTTTTGGCTGTGGTTGATGAGTCAGTTTGTAAGATTGCAGtcattcttatcagatcttcctTCATATCTGCCACATCCTTAAGAATCTCTTGACTGGATGTCAATGTGGGTGCAGCAGCAGCTTTTAGGACTGTTGGGGAAATAAAAAGTGAGGGCTTTGAGGGTTTAATCCGTGATGTTGAGGACTGTGCTTGGGTGTGTGTCTGAGGTGTGATTGTTATTTTTTCTGGGAGTTTCTTCCCCTGGGGTTCAGGAAGCACACTGACCACGGAGAATACCGGAACGGACATGGAAATGGGTGATATTGATGTGGTGGTAGTGGCTGGTGATCTAAGGGTATCGTAAACAGAACTTGATAAATTTGATCTTAAAGGTGAAGATACAGATTTTAGTGCACTATAATTTGACGTTAAGCCAGCAGTAAGTGTTTTCTCAGCCTCACTGAAGGCTGCACCAACACTGGCCGTAGCTGCTTGCGTTGTGGCCTGTATCCGTTCTTGTAAGCTGTAAACCCCTCCTGTAAACAGACGGGAAGATGCAGAGGAGGATGAGGGGTATTTTATCGGTGAAATGGATCCGTTTAGCAGGACTGTTTCAGTACTGGATATTGTAGGCTTAGCTGATGAAGAAAGTGATGACAGAATCGTACCCCTAGCTGCATCTGTGGTTGTTTTAATAGAGGACAAGCTTGATATGTTTCGAATGG
This region of Cyprinus carpio isolate SPL01 chromosome B12, ASM1834038v1, whole genome shotgun sequence genomic DNA includes:
- the LOC109100368 gene encoding ankyrin-3-like isoform X2, translating into MATIGTGESEPAQTDSNASYLRAARAGNLEKALDYIKSGVDINICNQNGLNALHLASKEGHVEVVAELIKLGATVDAATKKGNTALHIASLAGQVDVVKELVTNRANINAQSQNGFTPLYMAAQENHLDVVKFLLDNGSSQSIATEDGFTPLAVALQQGHDQVVSLLLENDTKGKVRLPALHIAARKDDTKAAALLLQNDHNADVESKMMVNRTTESGFTPLHIAAHYGNINVATLLLNRGAAVDFKARNDITPLHVASKRGNANMVRLLLERGARIDAKTKDGLTPLHCGARSGHEQVLEMLLDRGAPILSKTKNGLSPLHMATQGDHLNCVQLLLHHEVPVDDVTNDYLTALHVAAHCGHYKVAKVLVDKKANPNAKALNGFTPLHIACKKNRIKVMELLLKHGASIQAVTESGLTPIHVAAFMGHENIVTQLTNHGASPNTMNVRGETALHMAARAGQANVVKFLVANGADVDAKAKDDQTPLHISSRLGKPDIVQQLLQHGASPDATTTSGYTPLHLAARDGHKDVGSILLDNGASLGITTKKGFTPLHVAAKYGKIEVAKLLLQKRAPPDAAGKSGLTPLHVAAHYDNQKVALLLLDQGASPHAAAKNGYTPLHIAAKKNQMEIATTLLEYGADTNATTRQGISPLHLAAQEGNVDMVTLLLARETAINLGNKNGLTPLHLAAQEDKVNVSEVLVNHGATIDPETKMGYTPLHVACHYGNIKMVHFLLKNQAKVNAKTKNGYTPLHQAAQQGHTHIINLLLQHGASPNELTVNGNTALAIARRLGYISVVDTLKVVTEETHTTVTVTEKHKLNVPETMNEVLDMSDDEVRRANVPEMLNEDYISDVDEGEDAMTGDTDKYLGPQDLRELGDDSLPQEGYVGFSVGARTASPKVSLRSFSSDRSNTLNRSSFTRDSMMIEEILAPNKDTGVCREMPTLVDSHFKHLTLAKDYNANSMRRCSWTPETLDNVNLVSSPVHSGISPSPLQYDNRFLVSFMVDARGGSMRGSRHNGMRIIIPPRKCTAPTRITCRLVKRHKLASLPPMVEGEGLASRLVEVGPAGAQFLGPVIVEIPHFGSMRGKERELIMLRSENGETWKEHHYDCKSEDLVELLNGMDEELDSTADLEKKRICRIITKDFPQYFAVVSRIKQESNQMGPDGGVLSSMTVPLVQASFPEGALTKKIRVGLQAQPVPDEAVKKIIGNRATFSPIVTVEPRRRKFHKPITMTLPVPPLSGEGVVNGYKGDPTPSLRLLCSITGGTSPAQWEDITGTTPLTFMNDCVSFTTNVSARFWLADCHQTPETVGLATQLYRELICVPYMAKFVVFAKMNDPVESSLRCFCMTDDKVDKTLEQQENFEEVARSKDIEVLEGKPIYVDCYGNLAPLTKAGQQLVFNFYAFKENRLPFCVKVRDSSQEPCGRLSFLREPKTSKGLAQTAICNLNITLPGLKKDVDSDPEEETEKPERRHTFASLALRKRYSYLTEPGTIERSTTRTLPAGYAHKPVFSTRSYQAWSTAPITVPGQTKCGLGSLSSSPSNTPSVSPLKSVWSISSASPIKSTLGTSNASPAKSVSDVASPIRTYRSMSSPIKTVVQQPQNQVQISSSLLSSPGKTGTDPVSIKGLAASLSSRANLISSPGSMLDRTFTTVTQADSIKSTTNTYTSSFKSTLAPSSIVASSPIRNISSLSSIKTTTDAARGTILSSLSSSAKPTISSTETVLLNGSISPIKYPSSSSASSRLFTGGVYSLQERIQATTQAATASVGAAFSEAEKTLTAGLTSNYSALKSVSSPLRSNLSSSVYDTLRSPATTTTSISPISMSVPVFSVVSVLPEPQGKKLPEKITITPQTHTQAQSSTSRIKPSKPSLFISPTVLKAAAAPTLTSSQEILKDVADMKEDLIRMTAILQTDSSTTAKSFHSHVFKESRVEDEEPFSLVEKVKEDLVKVSEILTKDVLSEAKSSSKDRASEDEWEEFSKDEIEEARQSAMRSLPTFEPTLPVGPQSVPDKDLNLAKVVDYLMNDLGASSLSKIADVKSRYDEIKKEGEEKQKRTIKPEHKLKMPPTGMRTSPSEKDLSKLADSYNGTDAILESPDDFSHEQDKSPLSDSGFETRSEKTPSAPQSAESTGPKPPFTDLPIPPVITETRTEVVHVIRSYEHPEEVCEPLMDEAAVLKPPVEPEPAVSSIKDKVKALQMKASSEELACVKEETHITTTTRMVYHKPQLKDAGETMSVRDIMKAFQSGRDPSKEFAGLFEHKTGQDAIKGDELSPRFLEKDKKPKVERIIEVHIEKGNTTDPTEVIIRETKKHPEFICRSDRGLKELVERVDGDYETLQDEEELTAEESLPSFLDTSRVNTPVSQEEESRPGSAQLIADESYKALKLLSQHSIEYHDDELSELRGESYRFAEKMLLSEKLDISHSDTEDSVADQAHSVATEVHGAEGIYGEKVAGPRKQSKLKSARDASEKSGKYPPQDEQYDKVTVLHYTTEPGSPKHAVWMRFAQDRQDRNREKLIYEDRVDRTIKEAEEKLSEVSQFFRDKTEKLNDELQSPEKKKPTRLSRETQSGPSSTCSSPEKKQKTAAEEWDKGRQKMFGSTNERKSASLPNSPERHMLSQFSEDKPKQHEDLKQTKTGDAGPPVPVKTFRVSSVRQKFEIEAQKQDQNVPLTQSKQPVKKLTESKLPVYQFYGGSKADSTDEGHPPPKKLTENDKSSSTIVSTQLGEKCLPEKSDTVVKRASHFEKMKDQEFDKSRESSTKVDSQDLKDGNIVDRHSAINDIKEQQFLKGDIKNETVKTASFSKDNISRNDFQIKTLMKKTESHIPVRTSPGSSDNNQSKKANQDTLTKLSEKSPSQIPTLTKPRVQGRSELQREEAATKKSEEVSAESRTSGLSDSSLVEKISTVTTRESFKGLKTLPVYVSVQVGKQSDKDMGGGGSNGTFKKMVSSESRTIYAVKQKQPTSPQGSPDDDTLEQFSFIDSSGKSPMTPETPSSEEVSYDLTSRTPDPFIAFMPGIASPIAEVSEESEDSEQGKAIHLTESGPEKGANGKHENGQGTQNKRVAYIEFPPPPPLDSDSSQPEKKGSTPSSEAETELMEVNLQEEHDKHLLAEPIIRVQPPSPVPPGANDSDSSAEEESVFKPIPIKKYTFKIDEDKDLMKSPSKKTDKNGNDKEQGANDNGKAEDYDYEQNGNDQSITDCSIATTAEFSHDTDATEIDSLDGYELQDEDDGLSESIAKPFGFPNENRKDLWALDNMSRPSDRCQSKLEVIHEESPAEDYKKTKAKTDPSNKRNGKDGEKDGKQSDQGLSETYFSYKLDEEFNTPFKTVATKGFDPWSSKGGEDEVVDARIKDDEPKPFGLAVDDKSTATTPDTTPARTPTDESTPTSEPNPFPFHEGKMFEMTRSGAIDMSKRDFVEERLQFFQIGEHTLGGRIGDGVRKPNVVTSNPQIVERAQVKMEDNTVISYNIIQICTDHSDTSHDMEPPPYSEVSSLCSSFKVGLKSSNIERRDFVCVDWDSSQGQTPETAHQVGPDTYSTSKYNQMTDSSRTEPQTYLQTTSSNSRNCSNNANLEALNAGTHCLLQSGIQTEQLLMSDLCSVQLINPCEDSVRKDTGTFRNGSTENDVISKCKDITRKPPKSRLPVRAPHPPLGCKKDLVSSKPIQKIRPVARNRLDPFPDVKPKSRIPMMKVKHVSSSPVGKCRTTTIAKQKGKTQPTKTITNNKRSKPGPVSRSGSKCDQKPLREVGKSSSSSKPSSAVKQVDCLSSEEKKMQAYDKDEESSTSRNTSLSEASQPYHTSRSARDVRSQVEQSRRDRRRRSRRTDGGEGSQGAGPQVAPGVEIKPSPQSPCERTDVRMAIVADHLGLSWTELAREMEFSVDEINQIRVENPNSLTAQSFMLLKKWVSRDGKNATTDALTAVLTKINRLDIVTLLEGPIFDYGNISGTRCFADDSAVSQEQADGYHNIELELKSPSEVTYEPPTPLCEDDFFSEDIRLKFPSSAPVRPSELSLPNTSGPVSADTKPPTVMAEDTSIGGRESVSQEDGSAEDDFGVNKESASPSEQHDSEGASKKSDVFPNSPVKEQKEVQPKLPICVSASEAPGESGKSGFDEEDEDMTQEKIKSLLENINLEEGSEDEEMTEERLQAILSQVQLAEKDMSLVSGLQSETSGTNGKTATLSQGLNTVTQGQRESSQELVSSTPGVQTERQNGEHPELQAKARLSSDASESSSKPKGKARKDSGQEGVSSEALEDRGPNNRGEDISKPKVQQEACRDNESSSDEEETVTTRVYRRRVILKGDQARNIPVETVTEEQFTDEDGNMVTRKVIRKVVRRTAGVEEKGRRKRGKRSQQANRAEQEEQGGPGPHREHTEAGEGGKGIKKEGRQREKVVQS